The Seriola aureovittata isolate HTS-2021-v1 ecotype China chromosome 2, ASM2101889v1, whole genome shotgun sequence genome has a segment encoding these proteins:
- the si:ch73-361p23.3 gene encoding tumor necrosis factor receptor superfamily member 4 has translation MVLLKFLILTLTFYELFVNLEAGPCPKGHSQSRKAGCKICPDGYYQPEENDSLSCRPCTMCEEHRGSSIEQKCTKETDTKCQCREGFVPWGSDSSTCKCDVGFGLTNGKCSKCEVGFFSQSINSPCQKWKECKSGEKIPGTSSSDVICIELKSNPDITTPDITFLPSNSPHEETQAQNIHTTTTTTTTTTTTALPGHKLTTKQNRDMRHPPSSTGNHIGLAVLMFGIVGLLVLTAVTCKLHITPCVQRKPAVQTKDSLCRRPIEEIGDGSQSSLKQNPEP, from the exons ATGGTTTTGCTCAAATTTCTCAtattaactttaactttttatgaACTCTTTGTTAATTTGGAAGCTGGACCTTGCCCAAAAG GCCACAGTCAGAGTCGCAAGGCAGGTTGTAAAATCTGTCCTGATGGATATTACCAGCCTGAAGAAAATGATTCCTTATCATGTAGACCGTGTACAATGTGTGAAGAAC ATCGGGGGAGTTCTATTGAACAGAAGTGCAcgaaagagacagacacaaaatgtcagTGCCGTGAAGGCTTTGTTCCCTGGGGGAGCGATTCTTCTACCTGCAAATGTGATGTTGGATTTGGACTAACAAATGGAA AATGTTCAAAATGCGAAGTAGGATTTTTCAGCCAAAGTATCAACTCACCCTGTCAAAAATGGAAAGA ATGTAAATCAGGAGAGAAAATTCCTGGAACCAGCAGCTCTGATGTCATCTGTATTGAGTTGAAGAGTAACCCTGATATCACTACACCCGACATCACATTCTTACCATCCAACAGTCCACATGAGGAGACCCAAGCTCAGAATATACATACTACCactactaccaccaccaccaccaccaccacagctcTTCCAGGACATAAACTCACCACAAAGCAAAACAGAGATATGCGGCACCCCCCTTCAAGCACAGGCAACCACATTG GCCTGGCTGTCCTCATGTTTGGAATTGTTGGACTGCTTGTTCTGACCGCTGTGACCTGCAAACTGCACATCACTCCCTGTGTGCAGAGAAAACCAGCAGTACAAA CAAAGGACTCATTGTGCCGGAGGCCGATTGAGGAGATTGGCGATGGTAGTCAGTCCTCTCTCAAACAGAATCCAGAGCCCTGA